In Lathyrus oleraceus cultivar Zhongwan6 chromosome 2, CAAS_Psat_ZW6_1.0, whole genome shotgun sequence, the DNA window ttcttaaatcaaacttgtgaatgaacttaaccatattgactttaatttcaaaaagacaaaaagaactaacaaccccattcaaatttTTGGGTATTGTGTCTTTctttttaaacttttgttaaaatcaattcacgaacttctttgaaatttttaccacaaactatgaggtttttatccctcatttttatgttggtatgtaggcataaaaccgaaggtcttgtcaaacaaaaatataattaatgaattcttttctcatctccccactctatatttttatcaaacatcatttttatcaaatcacttgcacataaaaaagggctccctaggagaACCTAAGACAgtttggatgctaacaccttccctctgtgtaaccaacccccctacctgtaatctctgacattttattatttttgatttgaaaacttcttatctttgggttttgttcgtacttttgcccttttcctttgaaaacagtaaaagcgtggtggcgactcttgttttattgacgtcaagtttatccataatttgatggtcataaatttaccgctacaggcGGGGGGACTAGAAATCGAGAAGGTGGACTAGGCGACCATAAAGAAGAGACAAATTTATGTTAAGTACACAAAGCTAAATAAAAACTCCAAATATTAAGGTATACGTATATTTAAATATTGATATCTTACCGAGTCATGAAAGCCCAACAAATATTACagataaaaataaaagaaaaataaaggaGAAGAAAATCAAGCCTCCTCACTCCGAGAAGCCACACCTTGACCGTCCATCAAATCCCCATCCATAGTAGCTTTGAAAGGGTTCAGTCCTTCAATTGGGATAGGAATGTCTGGACATAACTCCTTAGTCTGATCTACTGTCTGGTAGAGAGCTCCATACACATTCTTAAAAAGTTCACCTAAGAGACTCCTGGACTCTCTCCTTCAAAGAAACTACCTCGTCCTCATGAGATTTCTAAGCCTCCTCATCACGACAATTTGCCTCGGTGACAATAATGGATGTCTCCTAACTCCAATTCTTCTCTGCTTCGAGGGAAGACTTCAACTGAAGGGTTTGGGCAGAAAAAATGGCGAAAAGAAATTTTGGAAACTGAGTTACATCTATAGTGTTAGTAACTTTTTTTATAGAAGGTTCTTGGATTTATGGGATGTAGGGTCTGGTGCAGTATTCAATAATTGTTGATGGTGTAGGTCTTCAAAAGCATATAATATTGTCGTTGGGAGGGGCGTAGTTAGTACTTTGGAAGAGTACTAATTTTAGAACCATATGATATATCTCATTGGAGCTCAAAATTGTCGTGAATTTGAAATTTATGACGATATTGTCTATGGTTTGTTCTGTATGGTTTGTTATGTAGAGAAAGTTTGGTGGTATTTCAACTTTGGTGGCATTGAGCTATGTTGAAGTGGTCTTTTATAAGTGAGTCAGGTATGGTCTTTATTTGGCTTTAGATTCATATTTCTCTGGGGTGTACTTTTAGTAACCATAGCATTGTGTTCTAAAGTTAAAGTATTATATTACAGGAACGGTATTGATACCATAATGTAAAAATTTGTAAAATTTCTATTGAGGATTTCGCGTGAGTTGAATGTAAACGCTACTGTCAGTTCGTACCaatctttatttcttttttcatcTCATTTTGTTGAATGCAAGTACAAGATTTGGTTCATTGGTGATACCAACCTTCATTACTATATATGTTTTTTCAGTTTGAATGACCTCTATAGTAAGTTTGAAATGATGCAATGTTGTGATAATTTCCAATATTTTTTTCTTATATATTAACAGCtttttgaaatatatatatatatatatatatatatatatatatatatatatatatatatatatatatatatatatatatgttttttttttttcttttcactTTGAATATCTTCTATAGTTAGTTTGAAATGATGTGATTTTGTGATAATTTCCAATGCTTTTTGCTTATATATTAATAGTTTTTGAAGTTTTTTGTTATACATTCTATTATATAAATAATCTTTATATTAATGGTTCTAAACTTAcatgtaattttttttaataaaggGAGGACCTAAGTAAAAAAAAAGATTACACTGTTACTAATCAAGGGGTTGTAAACCCTAACAAGTCACTATCTAACAATTGAGTAATAAAAGGCGGACAACTCTAAAAAATACATGTATCATTAGGACGAATCACTCCATTTTTATCTAGTGCATATGTATATAAGTTTGCTTCTCGATAAACATGAGTAATTTTAATATCACTATCTTGGTGAAAAAATGATCTGATTTTGGGAATCAGTTTTCTGCCCATGATGTTGCTTGCATTATTTGTATTGATATACACATTGAAGTAAATACACCTAAAGCACATACTAGTCGCAAGATGCAAACCTTCATACACACCCTAGAACTCCGCAATATAAATGTCGCAAACTCCAATATGTTTTGAGACATCCCTAGCCACTCTCCTTTATTGCATCTAATTAGGTCTCCACATAATGTATTCCCTCTCTTGTCTCTCGTAGCATCGGTGTTCAACTTTACTCTCCTCATATCAGGTGCTTCCCACTTTATTAAATTCACCTCCCTGAGTTGCTCCATCTTTGTGCTTGTTGCAGCTTCCACTTGTTTATACTCATGCACCAACTTACTAATATGAGCCAACATACTCATTGGTCTAGTGTAATCATCATCATAAATCTATTTGGTGTGCCAAATCCAAAGATTATGGCAAGCATTCGCCCAAAACACCTTTCAATCATCTTTCTCACATCACCCCATGTTTATTTTCATATTATGGATCTAACAATTTAAATCACCTGCAAAAAAAAAATCTCATGTTAGTATGCACCACTGCAATTTAATGTCACATATGTTTGACTTTAATTGATTATAATTTATTGTATTTATACGTGCATTTTAGTATAATTGTGTCATACAAAGTTATTTCACGTGTGCGGATGCACGCATATTTAATTAGTTTCCCATTATAATGTTAAGTTGAACTCTCTATTGATCTTGTATTCTCActaataaaattattatttttttataaataataaaacTATCAATATAAATTCCTTtagtaaaaaaaacaaaaatataagACAAACAAAGAATTATAATTACATGATTCTTTTTATAAGAAAAATGAATTGAATTGATGAAGAGTACAAAGATACTCAACCCAAATTATAAATGAGACAAGCAACCAAGCTAGCTCAAAAGTAACAACAGTACCTACAATTACAACCTAGGCAACAACTATAAAGATTAGGAATAAGACAAATAAAGATAAAAAATGGTTTGCCAATCCTTCCACTGGAGATTAGATTGTCCCTTGACATTGGCAAGAAACCAGTCTCATGTCATATATTGGATACGTCCAATCAAATCCAACTCTCCCATAAAATCTCCTTTTAATAAAATATTGTTCGTAGCAATTCAAACAATCCAACAACCTGCAATCCAAAAGAAACTATTGCTAGCTTGATTGATTTTTCTACTCAGCAATGTGCCGAATAGATTTTCATGACCAAGTATAGATTTTTTTTCTTCCATCACTTATAATCCTAACCTAGCACTCATCCTCCTCCAAAAATGAATAGTAACTAGACAAACTACAAACAAATGAATCGCGTTTTCTTCTCCTGAAAAATAGAGGAGACAAACCAGATTATGATAACCTTCAATCATTGTTTAAACTATCATGATGAAGACATTTTAGTTGCCACCATAGAACATTTAAAATATGGATATGATTTCACTGTATTTAAATTCTAGTATGCGTTTGAAAAGTTATGGATATATAGAGAGTTTCGGCTCCCGGAGGGCACCACATGTCTCGCCCTTTTGAGATCCATGTTAAATAATATGTTGTCTGACACTGAGAACAGAAAGGTGAGTAAGATTGAGTTTCGTTCGGACTGGATTGTTATTGATGGAAAGGTGAAATGCAACCTTATTGAGTTGAAGATCGATGAAAATTTGAAAGTTATATGGAGAACATATCATCTTAGGCTAACTAAGGGACCGATCGAGTTTGATGCAAAAATTTCTAGATATGCCTATGACATAATCAAGATGTTGAAACATCCAGAATCATCTGGTAGTGTTTAGGTTTTCttatttattattgttttattAGGTTATGTAACTGTCTATCTAAGTAATGTATTCATTTGTTAAATGTTAAGTTATGTTCATCGTGCATAAATGGAAGTGCTAAAATGTTGTCTAATAAACAGTGTTGTCCGATTGTCTAAGTAATACTACAGATAATATACAAATAATACAAAAAATGATAATAAGGTCTAATTAGGCCCCCACGAGCTATGTGTGCTACCTGCGATGCCAAAGTATAAACCTCACAATTTGGGTTCTCCAAATCCATGAGGTTATCCATAATGACTACTATCATTTGCATGTTGTGAGCGTCATCTGCACCATGTTGAGGCAGTGGAGGCGGCGACGCGTCATCAGAAGGCCCACCTAACATGAGAAGATCCCCAACATGAAAAGGTACAACATTATCTCCATACTACTCAAAAGGGATGATGTGACGTTGTGATAAAACAAGGTACCACTCCATGTACCTATCCATACACTCTACTGGGAACTGAACATCTAATGACACACTGAGACCTATAAACCATCTAAAAATTCCCTCAGATGGAATAGCAGGGACTGCTCGTGGAATATCCTAGACATATCCAAACTGGAACAAACATCTCTTAGGTAAGTGTCTAACCAATAACGCCTCCCATAGCAGATAGCCCGAAAAAATGAAGTGTCATCGAAGTCTCAATGCATTTTATGGTCTACGTATGATGTCCAGATGATATCGTATACACTAAGTGTATCAATCCTTATCACGTACTCTACAACACATCCCAGGTGTGCATTCATAACCCTCTATCTCTTGGCATGTGCGGACCCTGCAATGGTAGAAATAACTCGTCTCTCACAAATGTTTGGGAAATTCTCGTATATCCGACACTACACAATAAGACAAACTCATATAACCGGCAAGAAATGTCATAAAAAGAACtaaaacaataataaataataatttttatacCTAAAATAGACTCACATAACTAACAAGTTGTATGGTCTCAAAAATAGTCGTCTCTCCATATATATTGCTTTCAATGATGTGACACGAAAAACAATTAGTTAGATTTCATTTTTTCCCTGTTATATAAAAAAGTTTATCAAGCGACACGAAACACAATCAATTAGATTCAAAAGGAAAACATGCATAAATAttactttaaaaaataaaaagtcTAAAATCCTGATTATTATGTATTTCAATTTTTTTCACTATAATATTTAAAATATGATTGAAATATTTCATGAAATAACACGAGATACAATCAGTTAGATCCAAACAAAAAATATCTAATACTATATCTCATACTCTTTCTCATATCCGAATGGATGCATCGAATCTTTTACTAATAAAATTATAACAATATATAATAGAAAAATATAATTTTGGAATGATCAATTTTTTTTTCTCCAAATATAACATTCCTGAGTTGTTCAAAATTAAATAGATGTAATCTACATGTGTGGCTAAATCACAACCactcaaaaataaaaaaataaaaacaaaaagtTCTCTTTGAAGTGTCATGGTGTACCACTCAAAACTACAAGTTCATTTTTCAAACGGATAAGAAAATAAACCCAATGGCTTGCAATTCTACACCGCTCCTATCACCACCCAAAACAACCACCGTCGCAACCGTCCAACACCACCACCATCACCACACACTCCAACCAATCTTCCACACCAAACCCACCCTCACCCGGAAACTCACCACAAAACTCCACGTATCCTCCTCCCCAACCAACAAACCCACAACCACAACCACACCCTCACCCACCCAACCCCCACCCCCAAAACCCAATCAAGAAACCGTCTACTTCGACGGCGGAGCCCACTACGGCGACCTCGTCGCAAATCTCTTCCTAGGCTTCACCCTCGTATGGCTTCCCTTAACGCTAGCAGCAGTCTCACGTGCCCTTTACCTTCGTTACAGGTTCACCAACCTCAGAGTTACAGTAATCTCAGGGCTAACAGGCGAGGACAGAAGTGACTTTTCATACAGTGTTATCAAAGATGTTCAGGTTGTTCCAAGGTTCATTGGTGAATGGGGTGATATTGTTATCACATTGAAAGATGGTACTAAAGTTGATCTTAGGAGTGTTCCTAAGTTTAGAGAAATTGCCAAGTATTGTCTCTCTATGAGGGATAAATCTTCTCAGAATTTGAATAAATCTGCTCCTAAAGGCTTTggaaaataaatattatacagGTATTTAATGTTTATTATGTATACATACATATATATGtaaatttatttatttgttttgttttataGATTAATTTGGTGCTTGGCAATGTTAACATTTTGTATTGAATTTTGTTGTGCCACTTTTTTGATTCAATGATAATGGAATTTTGTATTATGTGCATGATGGTAAATGGTAATGCTATTAGTTATAGTTTGTTAGCAGGTACTTAGTTTGATAATCCTATATATAATACATAGGTTTCGATGGTTTCATAATCTAAACCCGATTCTAATGTACATAACTGTCTCAAACTTTTGAGAGATCTTATATAAAAAGTTGAAGTAAGTTTGTAAAAAATTTTAATGGGCCATATTCAACCGTAAATTATCTGTAAAAATATATGTGTGAAGATCTTTTTGCCATAGCATAATTTTGATCCATATCTGACCAACACAGAACAGTGAAACTTAAGATGACTCCAAAGAGGGATGCTTTTGTGGTGTCTCGGTTAATACAATCATAATTGTTGTGCATATTCTCGGTACAATCTAGACATCTTTTAAGTTTCCCAACTTTAGCCTTAGCTTTAAGTCTACTCAATCTTCTAAGAATGGGTAGTATTGagtaggggtgttcaaaaccaaaccaacccaatagaaaaccgcaaaccaaaccaaaccaaatcaaaaccgcaaaaaaccgcatttggttcggatcCGTTTGGGTCATTCTCTAataaaaccgcacggtttggtttggtttgcggtttgtatttttcaaaccgaactaaaccaaaccaaaccgcattatgttacaactcAAATTTCAATTATCCCACATCCAATTCAAAACTCAAACttagtatgccttaaccttacaattaaaAATGATTTTCTCTTCCTCACACTTAGGatttcaatttcaaccttcttaaatctctctcagtagtatcacacattcttgTCATCTTCTTTACCATGTACGTTTCGCTTTTTCTACTCTAATATTTCATCTCTTATGgtctttcttttttatcttttatgttactattttctcttccaattatGTTTTTATCGCACATTTCTTCTCAATCCCGTATCTCatatgttctttttttcatcttctctaatctctcttctcatatgtttttttatgttttattataatttctttgatattattttattctaCTATTATATATATGCtttttattccatttttgtcTAATCTAATTTTGTGCATATTGAATGCGgagtttttgtctaaatatgataagtttttatgttatttagtaatatatgaatgactaaatacaaagttacgttgttctctataggtgtatgtatgactcaataaaaatattgtaaaaaaccgaaccaaccgaaccaatccaaaccgcattggtttgttttggtttggtttggttttattcttaaaagtcaaccgaaccaaaccgaaccgcatgcttttttctcttgcggttcggatgatttttatcgtcaaaaccgcccaaaccgcaccgcgaacacccctagtATTGAGTCTATTCAGCCAAATATTCATACTAGTGCATTTTTTACTAATCATCTTTAATTTCCTATATTGTTTGGACAAGGAATTTTAATTAGGTATGAAATTTTTCTAGGAATTTAATATTATATGAAAAAAATCTATTATTTAGATAAAAAAATATGGTTAATTGTTAAAATGATGataatttataaaatattttctccaatttaaatttaaaaattttcAATGATACTTAAAAAAtaaagaatttgaaatttagaTTCCACTCTACAATATACAATGTGAATATTAAATTAGATATTATTGATCTTTTAAATTTTACAAATTGATCTTTATATTTTTGTAATTTTCAAGAGTTGTAAATTAATCCCCTACATTTTCAAATTTAAATTTGGTACAAAATCTTAAGAATTATGGAAATGACCTAAAAAAATTAATAATCAATAATTGTAATATTCTACCAAAATAAAAGAATTTTAAAATGATATTTTAATTAAATGAAAGAATATGTTATATATTATAGGCTCATTTAAATTCAAGATATCTTATATTTTTAGAGACGGAAATGCATGTGTAGATATATTAGCCAATGCaagttttttttttgttgattatGGTGTTTGATGGGATTTGAAGCtgcaagaaacacaagaaagagGGAGTTTGAATTAAGTTTTTTAATTTAAAACTTTTTGCAACCCAATCTATCACACAGTAATGCCAACGATAAAGATAAATAACGCACGTATTTTTATTCTGATTCGTTGTTAATAAAACTATATCCAGTCCACTCATCTGAGTGATTTGCCTTAGATAAAGATTTACTCCAATAATCAATCTGATTATAGAACAATGACAACTTGTCACTAATTCCTTAAGAGTTTGACCTACCCGATCCTAACCCACCAGATTGCTTAAGAAGATTTCATCCTCAATTACTACCTGTCATTGACTTCTCAAGAGCCTGACCAACCTGATCGCTTGAGGAATATAACCAAATTGGGTTACAACAAATTTGTGTTTATAAGTGTGCTTCTTAGTTGAACATATTACACAAATTTACAATCAAAATATACACTTAAGCGAGATATGAAATGTTGAGCACTaagtgttttgcttctcttccttcttgCTTTTGCACATATGTTCTTCTTTGTTGTTCTTTTGCAGTTGATTCTTTGATGTTTGAGAACACTCCTTGTGTCTCGATATTTTGCAGCTCTAGATCATTGTAGTGTGTGAACACATCTTATGTCTACCCATTTTTAACCTGAGACCACTCCAAGTGTCTGTATATTGTTTGAGAAGACTTTTTTTTCTTGCActctgtcatacggtgaactggacttttgtgttttgttttgaatcGTAATGTCGgggatagcaagagtcgccactgacttttcttttatccaataaggaaaggtggaaaagaacatGAAAGACCTagattagattttgggttcgggaggtatattatacaaagggaaggtgttagcaccctttgtatccatggttatccatgggctcttaattgctcgatcacttacgtttgtctgaaaaagtgtttgtgaattgcttaaaaatgttttgaaaagagagtttaactttgtaatgattcttgtatgaatgtatacaaagtatttatctcgtttaatttttgaaagctgtttagaaaaatataacttggcaatgattctagtatgaatgtataccaagtggtgattttctagtagataTTTTGCAAATttgtggggtgtgaaaaatattttaagttgtgagtaagcatttaagagctatacctacccaaggtctttatgggcatttcctatccttatgagggtaaaactgtccttactattgagaagtaagtagttttatcctttggatgtaagggacgtcgtagggtcatcgattggtcattgaaggcaacatctgtaaggataccttagcattcgaagggacaatcatcatttaaccgtaggctacaacgaagggtcatcgagggacaaaatcatatattcgcaggcaacatccgagggactatgatttatcttatagggacctgatgatttaatcgaaggatctttgctaagtgtatccccacattcgcgggacatgaccgtaataccgtaataccgtaaggcaacaaagagaggtccaagatcacatattcaaaggcaatattttataatcaattaggcaattaggatgaatctccacattataatcaattaagtaattaggatgaatctccacaagggtatcccacaaataaagtggaatacctagcaagctaccttttccgggagtatgtgagcccttacaatattcagcaaacaggtcagaataccaaatcagggtgcaatcgagagttgcaccaaaccaaaaggaatcacaacagtaataatgtcaggtaaaccatgcatggttacaataaaacatgtcagattagcaaaaatcagaacagaaaaatcagcgactgtcatgttcgctgctgcctcgcttagcgagggcctagcgaacactcgctatatgttcgcttagcgatgtgctagcgaacggctgcgggttttgaatttcagaacagtacgatttcagcaagctttacaccctatggcatccattacagagattacatggttaaacattcaagatatccatgcatacttaaatccacatgcaaaacttaagatattttcatgaattcaatcataatgccacatgtaaattAAGAGTATAAAGCAGTAATGatagtgcaaacctgtttgcaattgacttgcaacgttgaattggcagatcactcttgaggttggtgccggattgagttgggcggaggtaacctttgtgtagatgagtttccttcagggtttcctttagggttgctctgaattctctaggttagcctccagggtttgctgtctgtgaGTGTTTTCCTTTCTCCTCCGTTTTCCtcccctttttctgaatgaggtcttggtatttatagtgattttTGTGACataatgggctcagaatgaagcccaaaatttctggtattcgcaagcttcgctaggcgagtggtgtagcgaagggttcgctaggcgaaggatttgctcgcctagcgagcatgctagtttgagccattttctggatttggccatctgtgagctgggtctttgttcctttaaggtcaatgtcttgaacaatgagttggagtgccttgaggaatgtcttgaaagattaacgggcaaattttggggtatgacagctgcccctgttcaatattcttgaaccgagagagttagaatggtatgtacgccattcgtggtctggaggtggaagattattgaacactagaatgccccaaaaatttgcacttgttaatcaaaagttagtcttgatggagacgggcttagagatgccatccgggaagtttgatgatgaaagatcagaatggatcatacgctgcttgggataaaggatcagaatggatcgtatgctagatcgtatccgagttgcagaatgaaccgtctaTTAGGCTGCCTTTGGAGGGGTAAAGATCGGAATAGATCGTACCTAGATCGTATCCGAGTAGCAGAATAAGTTATTCATTGGCTGgtgactttgctggggatgaaagatcagaatggatcgtacgctagatcgtatctgagttgcagaatgagccgtacgttaaGCTGTATCTGACGgaggtagaatcagaatggatcgtacgctagatcggatctgagttgtagaatgagccgtacgttaggctgtatctgacgaaagtagtcgtacgctagactacacctcggaatgtaccgtacgctaggtagtatctgaggaatgaagatccaaatgggtcgtac includes these proteins:
- the LOC127119549 gene encoding uncharacterized protein LOC127119549: MACNSTPLLSPPKTTTVATVQHHHHHHTLQPIFHTKPTLTRKLTTKLHVSSSPTNKPTTTTTPSPTQPPPPKPNQETVYFDGGAHYGDLVANLFLGFTLVWLPLTLAAVSRALYLRYRFTNLRVTVISGLTGEDRSDFSYSVIKDVQVVPRFIGEWGDIVITLKDGTKVDLRSVPKFREIAKYCLSMRDKSSQNLNKSAPKGFGK